A genomic segment from Tessaracoccus defluvii encodes:
- a CDS encoding ABC transporter substrate-binding protein, translated as MDRFISIGRRGVLAAAAVTTAVSLLAGCSPASDVDSAAPTSGPASIGPATGTITVMAGAQDLTEEMIAEFKKDNPDVEIEIILTDPTRLNTMIASGNPPDIATGPATGSANWNARGLATDLTPYLEQSTVLREDDLQPVNDGFRWDGTKSGSGPLYGIVKDWSQDASLWYNTRLFDEAGVPHLSDTEAISYDELLEIAKQLTVKDGDTTQVHGLGLEWAWSLYAPMSAMVMQQGGSLFNDDLTEIDFTTPEARRAFQWYVDFAEAGVGPTSLDPLADGSDFSTFAAERMAITQDGYWFGGNFAAEGSLQTVKMAPAPTMGDTRVNPTYGGQGWWIPAKADNKDGAWRLMEYFMAGPPAVARASSGWGMPSLKSLMDKLPQELDFQKQAFAVAQNEIQFAKPLPDSPYITIDAINAAIDKALQSAIKGTSPSTRRPPP; from the coding sequence ATGGACCGTTTTATCAGCATCGGCCGGCGAGGAGTTCTCGCCGCCGCCGCAGTCACAACCGCCGTCTCGTTGCTCGCCGGATGCAGCCCCGCGTCGGACGTTGATTCCGCGGCCCCCACGTCGGGCCCGGCGTCCATCGGACCTGCCACTGGCACCATCACCGTCATGGCGGGCGCCCAGGACCTGACCGAGGAGATGATCGCCGAGTTCAAGAAGGACAACCCCGACGTCGAGATCGAGATCATCCTGACGGACCCGACCAGGCTCAACACCATGATCGCGTCGGGCAACCCACCGGACATCGCTACCGGCCCGGCGACGGGTAGCGCCAACTGGAACGCGCGTGGACTGGCCACCGATCTGACGCCCTACCTCGAGCAGAGCACCGTATTGCGTGAGGACGACCTGCAGCCGGTCAACGACGGCTTCCGCTGGGACGGCACGAAGAGCGGCTCCGGCCCGCTGTACGGCATCGTCAAGGACTGGAGCCAGGATGCGAGCCTCTGGTACAACACCCGGCTGTTCGACGAGGCCGGCGTGCCCCACCTCAGCGACACCGAGGCGATCTCCTACGACGAGCTCCTGGAGATCGCCAAGCAGCTGACGGTCAAGGACGGCGACACCACGCAGGTCCATGGCCTGGGCCTCGAGTGGGCGTGGTCCCTCTACGCGCCGATGTCGGCCATGGTCATGCAGCAGGGCGGCAGCCTCTTCAACGACGATCTCACCGAGATCGATTTCACTACCCCCGAAGCACGCCGCGCCTTCCAGTGGTACGTCGACTTCGCGGAGGCGGGAGTCGGTCCCACCTCGCTCGATCCTCTCGCTGACGGCTCGGACTTCTCCACCTTCGCGGCCGAGCGGATGGCCATCACGCAGGACGGCTACTGGTTCGGCGGCAATTTCGCCGCCGAGGGCTCCCTCCAGACCGTCAAGATGGCGCCGGCGCCCACCATGGGCGATACGCGGGTCAACCCCACCTATGGCGGACAGGGCTGGTGGATCCCCGCCAAGGCCGACAACAAGGACGGCGCGTGGCGGCTCATGGAGTACTTCATGGCCGGTCCGCCCGCCGTGGCGCGTGCCTCCAGCGGATGGGGGATGCCGTCTCTGAAGTCCCTGATGGACAAGCTGCCTCAGGAGCTGGACTTCCAGAAGCAGGCGTTCGCCGTCGCCCAGAACGAGATCCAGTTCGCGAAGCCGCTGCCCGACTCCCCGTACATCACGATCGATGCCATCAACGCGGCGATCGACAAGGCGCTGCAGAGCGCGATCAAGGGGACCAGTCCGTCGACGAGGCGACCGCCGCCCTGA
- a CDS encoding carbohydrate ABC transporter permease has product MKKKWSRYPARTFYAFTAPWTVGFLLLTAVPLIYGFAVSLTNFDGVSPRWKFVGLRNYFELLTDGDLWVSLFRTLGFAAIVVPLSVAGALGLAVMLNRRLRAVGVWRTIFFLPSVVPVVALAIMWKLVLNKDSGILNALLGSVGIEKISWLTDPMAFYALVIMTLWGLGGGMVILLAALQGVPVELEEAATVDGASKWSVFWHVTVPMISPILFFQVITGVIGALQILVQPLLLTPAGGITGASSVPESNRLYMIRVYEEFFTKNRFGYGSAMLWVYFVVILALTLVLLRSSRSAVYYEVDMDGEGR; this is encoded by the coding sequence ATGAAGAAGAAGTGGTCCCGATATCCCGCCCGTACCTTCTACGCTTTCACGGCACCTTGGACCGTCGGTTTCCTCCTGCTCACCGCGGTGCCGTTGATCTACGGCTTCGCCGTGAGCCTGACCAACTTCGACGGGGTGTCGCCGCGCTGGAAGTTCGTGGGATTGCGGAACTACTTCGAGCTGCTGACCGACGGTGACCTGTGGGTCTCGCTGTTCAGGACCCTGGGCTTCGCGGCCATCGTGGTCCCGCTCAGCGTGGCCGGCGCGCTCGGCCTGGCGGTCATGCTCAACCGGCGGCTGAGGGCGGTGGGAGTGTGGCGAACCATCTTCTTCCTGCCCTCGGTCGTTCCGGTAGTCGCCCTGGCCATCATGTGGAAGCTCGTCCTCAACAAGGACTCCGGCATCCTCAACGCCCTCCTCGGCTCCGTCGGCATCGAGAAGATCTCCTGGCTGACGGACCCGATGGCGTTCTACGCACTGGTGATCATGACGCTGTGGGGCCTCGGGGGCGGCATGGTGATTCTGCTGGCAGCCCTCCAGGGGGTGCCGGTGGAGCTCGAGGAGGCGGCCACCGTCGATGGTGCCAGCAAGTGGAGCGTGTTCTGGCACGTGACGGTGCCCATGATCTCCCCGATCCTGTTCTTCCAGGTCATCACCGGGGTCATCGGCGCCCTCCAGATCCTCGTCCAGCCCCTTCTGCTCACCCCCGCCGGCGGCATCACGGGCGCCTCCTCGGTGCCCGAGAGCAACCGGCTCTACATGATCCGCGTCTACGAGGAGTTCTTCACCAAGAACCGGTTCGGGTACGGCTCAGCGATGCTGTGGGTGTACTTCGTGGTCATCCTCGCCCTCACGCTGGTGCTGCTGCGGTCGTCGCGGTCCGCGGTCTATTACGAAGTCGACATGGATGGAGAAGGACGATGA
- a CDS encoding carbohydrate ABC transporter permease, with protein MTALSTRAVQPPDTVTPRRKRDRQVGIYVLAVILAAIFLGPFLWLVLAAFKTPAEWAALPMQILPEQINWDNFVSAVTQADFLKYLRNSLFLATIFATLTTLSSATVGFGFARLRAPGKKAMFVVLLATMMLPQILTLLPTYILFSQLGLINTYWPWVLWGLASSAYFVFLFRQFFSSIPRELEDAAIIDGCGWGRMFFTIFLPLSKPMLITVFLLSFMGSWGDYIGPALFLDQQKTTLAVAVTASYVDPAGNALPTVQAAASVLYIIPVLVIFFVFQRYFVRSSIGSGLKG; from the coding sequence ATGACCGCCCTCAGCACCCGCGCGGTTCAGCCACCCGACACCGTCACGCCTCGCAGGAAGCGCGACAGGCAGGTGGGGATCTACGTCCTGGCCGTCATCCTCGCGGCGATCTTCCTCGGCCCGTTCCTGTGGCTGGTCCTGGCCGCGTTCAAGACCCCCGCGGAGTGGGCGGCCCTCCCGATGCAGATCCTTCCGGAGCAGATCAATTGGGACAACTTCGTCTCCGCCGTCACCCAGGCCGACTTCCTCAAGTACCTGAGAAACTCCCTGTTCCTGGCCACCATCTTCGCCACCCTCACGACGCTCTCGAGCGCCACCGTGGGCTTCGGCTTCGCCCGCCTCCGCGCGCCCGGCAAGAAAGCGATGTTCGTGGTGCTGCTGGCGACGATGATGCTCCCGCAGATCCTGACCCTGCTCCCGACCTACATCCTGTTCTCCCAGCTGGGCCTGATCAACACCTATTGGCCGTGGGTGCTGTGGGGCCTCGCCTCGTCGGCCTACTTCGTGTTCCTCTTCCGCCAGTTCTTCTCCTCGATCCCGCGCGAGCTGGAGGACGCGGCCATCATCGACGGCTGCGGCTGGGGGCGCATGTTCTTCACCATCTTCCTGCCCCTGTCCAAGCCCATGCTGATCACCGTGTTCCTGCTCTCCTTCATGGGCAGCTGGGGCGACTACATCGGGCCGGCGCTGTTCCTGGATCAGCAGAAGACCACACTGGCAGTCGCCGTCACCGCGTCCTACGTCGATCCCGCGGGCAACGCCCTCCCGACCGTTCAAGCCGCCGCCAGCGTGCTGTACATCATCCCGGTGCTGGTCATCTTCTTCGTCTTCCAGCGCTACTTCGTGCGGTCCTCCATCGGTTCCGGGCTCAAGGGCTGA
- a CDS encoding sugar phosphate isomerase/epimerase family protein gives MQLYSVRHAMDADLTGTIARVAELGYTKVEPYEFVDRAHEYSQALPAAAVSAPSAHASVIDVADPQRVFDAAALLGIGTVIDPFIPSERWRTADDAHRLADQANALAARAAEHGLQFGYHNHQWEFANQFQGRSVYSYFAERISDHVVLEVDTFWSTVGGADTPALLRSLGSRVQFLHVKDGKIGGDIATVLPSSESALVVPEALAHAFKEQVPAGHGQVGVAAILAAALTRPAWWSSTTTQGTSSRVSPRRWPG, from the coding sequence GTGCAGCTCTACAGCGTCCGCCACGCCATGGATGCCGACCTGACAGGAACCATCGCGCGCGTCGCCGAACTCGGCTACACCAAGGTGGAGCCCTACGAATTCGTGGATCGCGCACACGAGTACTCGCAGGCGCTGCCCGCGGCAGCGGTCAGCGCCCCGTCGGCGCACGCCTCCGTCATCGATGTCGCCGATCCCCAGCGGGTCTTCGACGCTGCCGCTCTGCTCGGCATCGGCACCGTCATCGACCCCTTCATCCCCAGCGAACGGTGGCGCACGGCCGACGACGCCCACCGCCTCGCCGACCAGGCCAACGCCCTCGCGGCACGAGCCGCCGAGCACGGGCTCCAGTTCGGGTATCACAACCATCAATGGGAGTTCGCCAACCAGTTCCAGGGCAGGTCGGTCTATTCCTACTTCGCCGAGCGGATCTCCGACCATGTGGTCCTCGAGGTGGACACATTCTGGTCCACCGTCGGGGGAGCAGACACGCCCGCGCTGCTGCGCTCACTGGGCTCCCGGGTCCAGTTCCTCCACGTAAAGGATGGGAAGATCGGCGGCGACATCGCCACCGTGCTGCCGAGCAGCGAGAGTGCGCTCGTGGTGCCCGAAGCGCTCGCGCACGCCTTCAAGGAGCAGGTGCCGGCCGGCCATGGGCAGGTCGGAGTGGCCGCCATCCTCGCCGCCGCCCTCACGCGACCCGCGTGGTGGAGTTCGACGACTACGCAGGGGACATCTTCGAGGGTCTCGCCGCGTCGTTGGCCTGGCTGA
- a CDS encoding Gfo/Idh/MocA family protein, with protein sequence MSGAGPVGVGVVGAGVICDTYLENMTSFPDLRVLFVADIDPERARAKAEAYGVPAHGGYADLLARDDIEIVVNLTTPDVHIDLDLMAIVAGKSIWSEKPLALDGATAAQLLAAADAAGVRVACAPDTVLGAGIQTALRAIARGDIGEPLTAVTVFQGPGPESWHPNPDFLYARGAGPLLDMGPYYVTTLVHAFGPIARVTAMASKSHGERVVGSGPRQGERFPVEVPTHHSALIGFSGGQSAQSTFSFQNALPRAGVVEISGTEGTLVLPDPNAFVGDSALWRFDASTPQVLPAVGNHHGRGSGVVDLARALRGGAPETAGGALASHVLDALLAIGEAAETGHPVEITSRVPRPEPLPESWDPALRTL encoded by the coding sequence ATGAGCGGTGCCGGACCCGTCGGTGTTGGAGTGGTCGGTGCCGGGGTGATCTGCGACACGTACCTGGAGAACATGACGAGCTTCCCCGATCTGCGGGTGCTGTTCGTCGCGGATATCGATCCGGAGCGGGCGCGGGCCAAGGCCGAGGCGTACGGCGTGCCGGCCCACGGAGGTTACGCGGACCTGCTCGCCAGGGACGACATCGAGATCGTGGTCAACCTCACCACGCCGGATGTCCACATCGACCTGGACCTCATGGCGATCGTGGCCGGGAAGAGCATCTGGAGTGAGAAGCCGCTGGCGCTCGACGGCGCCACCGCCGCGCAGCTCCTGGCCGCCGCGGATGCGGCGGGCGTGCGCGTGGCGTGCGCCCCGGATACCGTACTGGGCGCGGGCATCCAGACCGCGCTGCGGGCGATCGCTCGGGGCGACATCGGTGAGCCGCTCACCGCCGTGACCGTATTCCAAGGGCCCGGGCCCGAGAGCTGGCACCCGAACCCTGACTTCCTCTACGCCCGCGGCGCCGGCCCGCTGCTCGACATGGGCCCGTACTACGTGACCACGCTGGTGCACGCCTTCGGCCCGATCGCTCGTGTGACCGCCATGGCGTCCAAGTCCCACGGCGAACGCGTCGTCGGCAGTGGACCGCGTCAGGGTGAGCGGTTCCCCGTCGAGGTGCCCACGCACCACTCGGCGCTGATCGGGTTCTCGGGCGGGCAGTCCGCGCAGTCTACGTTCAGCTTCCAGAACGCCCTGCCGCGCGCGGGCGTCGTCGAGATCAGCGGGACCGAGGGCACGCTGGTGCTCCCGGATCCCAACGCGTTCGTCGGCGACTCGGCACTGTGGCGCTTCGACGCATCCACGCCCCAGGTTCTGCCGGCTGTGGGTAACCACCATGGGCGTGGCTCGGGCGTGGTCGACCTCGCCAGGGCCCTCCGCGGCGGGGCGCCCGAGACCGCCGGCGGCGCCCTTGCCTCCCATGTGCTCGACGCGCTGCTCGCGATCGGGGAGGCGGCGGAGACGGGTCACCCGGTGGAGATCACCTCACGGGTGCCGCGGCCGGAGCCGCTCCCAGAGAGCTGGGATCCCGCACTGCGCACGCTCTGA
- a CDS encoding glycoside hydrolase family 3 N-terminal domain-containing protein, whose product MNWDLEGLRTDIAAVQEASRDLAPFGIGVLVHAEGVSGFVHPQGYQFTTPWGQAATWDPSMSRRVGELAARQARSVGIHLFLSPVLDLARDIRWGRVHETYGEDAELATRMGIGFVRGVQGDDGDSGILATGKHFLAYSISSGGLNQAVTQLGRRELVDVHAEPFRRLIAEAGLAVVMNSYNEIDGVPAVANRWLFTDLLRGQLGFDGLVVSDYGAVAMLHSVYRVAATPAHAAGIAIHAGLDVELPSADMSGGLRPLIEDGTFREEDLDRAVTNVLRLKARLGLIPDIRPSRPIPAVPPIERHIPEDAARDVAAAAVTLLANDGVLPLTAGAVKTAIVGPGADELRLHFGAYSTLSEAEIATTIHLINTGRLPGMTTTPDVFPDLFQTRFPGVEPLFEEMARELHPGSLTLVEALLEHEPTAEYHAFGNLEHAEPLDLAAMREALRDVDVVIAVVGERTGWSGNNTAGEGRTAADPSLPGNQNELIEALRGLGKRVVTVVVSGRPLLLLPVHEASNAVVLAPLLGPVAAPVIADCLYGVTEPGGRTPSTFPRQLGQLPMYYSHPVGSGYEHPTLPRHGYIDLDDSSPLYPFGHGLTYSSFDVTLTETGVWGDAVHASGSVRNTGERAGTAVVQLYARDEEASIVRPVKQLVEFTRVTLEPGESREVSFTVPLARLAYTGLDDRRVLEPGEISVLLGLSSADIRSHATVTVPGWAAAPTCIQPAPLAGRAGDVGSAGQLLVSPLPR is encoded by the coding sequence ATGAACTGGGACCTGGAGGGTCTGCGCACGGACATCGCCGCCGTCCAAGAGGCGTCGCGAGACTTGGCACCCTTCGGCATCGGCGTGCTGGTGCACGCCGAGGGGGTGAGTGGCTTCGTCCATCCTCAGGGCTACCAGTTCACGACGCCCTGGGGTCAGGCGGCGACGTGGGACCCGTCTATGTCGCGGCGAGTCGGGGAGCTGGCCGCGCGGCAGGCCCGCTCCGTTGGCATCCACCTCTTCCTCTCCCCGGTGCTTGATCTCGCCCGCGACATCCGATGGGGACGGGTACACGAGACGTACGGCGAGGACGCGGAGCTCGCCACCCGCATGGGCATCGGATTCGTGCGGGGCGTCCAGGGCGACGACGGCGACAGCGGGATCCTCGCCACGGGCAAGCACTTCCTCGCCTACAGCATCTCGTCGGGAGGGTTGAACCAGGCCGTCACGCAGCTCGGCAGGCGCGAGCTGGTCGACGTGCACGCCGAACCCTTCCGCCGGCTGATCGCTGAGGCCGGGCTGGCCGTGGTGATGAACTCGTACAACGAGATCGACGGGGTGCCCGCCGTCGCCAACCGTTGGCTGTTCACGGATCTCCTGCGCGGTCAGCTCGGCTTCGACGGGCTGGTGGTCAGTGATTACGGGGCGGTCGCCATGCTCCACAGCGTCTACCGGGTGGCCGCGACACCCGCGCACGCGGCAGGGATCGCGATTCACGCGGGCCTCGACGTCGAGCTCCCCTCCGCGGACATGAGCGGCGGCCTGCGCCCGCTCATCGAGGACGGCACCTTCCGTGAGGAGGACCTCGACCGCGCGGTGACCAACGTCCTGCGGCTCAAGGCGCGGCTGGGCCTCATCCCGGACATCCGTCCCTCGCGGCCCATCCCGGCGGTTCCGCCTATCGAGCGCCACATACCCGAGGACGCCGCCCGGGACGTGGCGGCGGCCGCTGTCACGCTCCTCGCCAACGACGGAGTGCTCCCGCTCACGGCCGGGGCGGTGAAGACTGCGATTGTCGGCCCCGGTGCCGACGAGCTCCGCCTGCACTTCGGGGCCTACAGCACGCTGTCCGAGGCCGAGATCGCCACGACGATCCACCTCATCAACACCGGCCGTCTCCCCGGCATGACCACGACGCCTGACGTCTTCCCGGACCTGTTCCAGACCAGGTTCCCGGGCGTGGAGCCACTCTTCGAGGAGATGGCCCGAGAACTCCATCCCGGCTCGCTGACCCTTGTGGAGGCGCTCCTCGAGCACGAGCCGACGGCGGAGTACCACGCGTTCGGCAACCTTGAGCACGCCGAGCCTCTTGATCTGGCCGCCATGAGGGAGGCGCTGCGCGACGTGGACGTGGTCATCGCCGTTGTCGGCGAACGGACCGGGTGGTCGGGCAACAACACGGCGGGGGAGGGGCGCACGGCCGCCGACCCCAGCCTTCCCGGCAACCAGAACGAGTTGATCGAGGCGCTCCGGGGGCTCGGCAAGCGTGTGGTGACGGTTGTGGTGTCCGGCAGGCCGCTCCTGCTCCTGCCCGTGCACGAGGCGTCGAACGCGGTCGTCCTGGCGCCGCTCCTCGGCCCTGTAGCCGCGCCGGTCATCGCCGACTGCCTCTACGGCGTCACCGAGCCGGGTGGCCGCACCCCCTCGACGTTCCCACGGCAGCTGGGCCAACTCCCGATGTACTACAGCCATCCCGTCGGCAGCGGCTACGAACACCCCACCCTGCCGCGACACGGATACATCGACCTCGACGACAGCAGCCCGCTCTACCCCTTCGGCCATGGCCTGACCTACTCCAGCTTTGATGTGACTCTGACCGAGACCGGGGTCTGGGGCGATGCCGTCCACGCTTCTGGCTCGGTGCGGAACACGGGCGAGCGGGCCGGGACGGCGGTGGTCCAGCTGTACGCGCGCGACGAGGAGGCCTCGATAGTCCGGCCGGTCAAGCAGCTCGTGGAGTTCACCCGGGTGACCCTTGAGCCCGGGGAGTCGCGCGAGGTGTCCTTCACCGTTCCGTTGGCCCGCCTGGCCTACACCGGTCTGGATGACCGACGCGTGCTGGAGCCCGGCGAGATCTCCGTCCTGCTGGGCCTCTCCAGCGCCGACATTCGGTCCCACGCGACGGTCACGGTGCCGGGGTGGGCGGCTGCTCCAACCTGTATCCAACCCGCACCGCTCGCAGGTCGCGCCGGCGATGTCGGCTCGGCCGGACAGCTGCTGGTTTCACCTCTTCCACGCTAG
- a CDS encoding nucleoside hydrolase gives MEARPHRLIVNTDAKNEADDQFAIVQALLSPTLDVCGIIPAHFGSSRTQTSMLESRAEVDEILRLLDLLGSVRVANGAPHALPDEATPVPSEGSRFIVEQASAAEDRLFIAFLGPLTDMASALLEEPSLGGRDIVVVWIGGPPYGGIEAAYAPEFNLSNDIAAANVVMASGVEVWQIPMNVYCMVGVGHDELRQRVAPYGELGSYLTRQLIELNESFSTPMEYRTLGDNPAIGAVMNQSGGTWRLRPAPRFTLDGEMAPGPDPDRLIRVYESFDARWLVEDLFAKIRRHAEHPLED, from the coding sequence ATGGAAGCTCGACCCCATCGACTCATCGTCAACACAGACGCCAAGAACGAGGCCGACGACCAGTTCGCCATCGTGCAAGCGCTGCTGTCACCGACGCTTGACGTGTGCGGGATCATCCCTGCTCATTTCGGCAGTAGTCGGACACAGACGAGCATGCTCGAGTCGCGGGCAGAGGTCGACGAGATCCTGCGTCTGCTGGATCTGCTGGGCAGTGTTCGCGTGGCTAACGGCGCTCCTCACGCGCTTCCCGACGAGGCCACGCCTGTGCCCTCCGAGGGATCTCGCTTCATCGTCGAGCAGGCTTCCGCAGCCGAGGACCGCTTGTTCATCGCGTTCCTGGGTCCGCTCACCGACATGGCTTCTGCCTTGCTCGAAGAGCCCTCACTCGGTGGCCGCGACATCGTCGTGGTGTGGATCGGTGGTCCCCCTTATGGCGGGATCGAAGCGGCCTATGCTCCGGAGTTCAATCTTTCCAACGATATCGCGGCCGCCAACGTCGTCATGGCGTCGGGTGTCGAGGTGTGGCAGATTCCGATGAACGTCTACTGCATGGTGGGCGTCGGTCACGACGAGCTCCGGCAGCGCGTGGCGCCTTACGGTGAACTCGGCTCCTATCTCACGCGGCAGCTGATCGAGCTGAACGAGTCGTTTTCTACGCCGATGGAGTATCGAACGCTGGGGGACAACCCTGCGATCGGGGCGGTGATGAATCAGAGCGGGGGGACGTGGCGCCTCCGGCCGGCTCCTCGGTTCACGCTGGATGGGGAGATGGCGCCTGGTCCGGACCCCGATCGTCTGATCCGTGTGTACGAGTCGTTTGACGCCCGCTGGCTGGTGGAGGATCTCTTCGCCAAGATTCGTCGACACGCCGAACACCCTTTGGAGGACTGA
- a CDS encoding family 78 glycoside hydrolase catalytic domain, with amino-acid sequence MVWQARMISAGADFAGAPLLRREFSLDERAGRVSRARLTLTALGVVEAWINGRPVSGDLLVPGWTSYEWRLRYADYDVTELVDGPSLVLGLSLGKGWHGGRMGWAPEGSWYGDDIAVLAQLEVTYDDGTQELLITDESWRSGPSAILANDLYDGQTIDARLRDERWKHPGFDDASWLGVRALDFETEKLVPYIGPHVRRWATLSPQSITRSPSGKTLVDFGQNLVGWVKFTATGAPGTEITIRHAEVLENGELGTEPLRSAEATDRYILSGGRDEFEPTFTFHGFRYAEVSGWPGELRTEDLVAVAVGSELKRTGHLTTSNPLLNRLHENVVWGLRGNFLAVPTDCPQRDERLGWTGDISVFAPAAAFLFDVKDFLSDWLIDLALEQKHRDGIAGWVVPDVMKYLPADSVFGVSDSTAIWGDAAVWVPWTLYQAYGDVAVLRRQYESMCSHVRRVERLLSPNGVWDGNFQFGDWLDPDAPPDQPARAKADPAVVATACAYRSATIVAQTAALLGRDSDHAEFGGLAARLKRAFGDVYVHDGVVTSDCSTVYALAIVFGLLSPRTRSRRAEGSRNSRARPTSG; translated from the coding sequence ATGGTCTGGCAGGCACGAATGATCTCTGCGGGCGCGGACTTCGCCGGCGCGCCGCTGCTGCGCCGCGAGTTCAGCCTTGACGAGAGGGCCGGTCGAGTCTCGCGGGCGCGGCTGACCCTGACGGCGCTGGGTGTGGTGGAGGCCTGGATTAACGGCCGGCCAGTGTCCGGGGACCTGCTTGTTCCGGGCTGGACGTCGTATGAGTGGCGCCTCCGCTATGCCGACTACGACGTCACCGAGCTCGTGGACGGGCCGTCGCTGGTGCTCGGGCTCTCGCTGGGCAAGGGGTGGCATGGAGGGCGCATGGGCTGGGCGCCGGAGGGGTCCTGGTACGGCGACGACATCGCGGTCCTCGCCCAACTCGAGGTCACCTACGACGACGGTACGCAGGAACTTCTCATCACCGATGAGAGCTGGCGCTCTGGGCCGAGCGCGATTCTCGCCAACGACCTCTACGACGGACAGACCATCGATGCCCGGCTCCGAGACGAGCGGTGGAAGCATCCCGGATTCGACGACGCGTCGTGGCTCGGGGTCCGTGCGCTCGATTTCGAGACCGAGAAGCTGGTGCCTTACATCGGTCCGCACGTGCGCCGGTGGGCAACCCTCTCGCCCCAGTCCATCACGCGGTCACCGTCTGGCAAGACGCTCGTCGACTTCGGCCAGAACCTGGTGGGCTGGGTGAAGTTCACAGCTACCGGTGCACCCGGAACCGAGATCACCATCCGGCACGCCGAGGTCCTGGAGAACGGAGAACTAGGGACCGAACCACTGCGCTCTGCGGAGGCCACCGACCGCTACATCCTCAGCGGCGGTCGCGACGAGTTCGAGCCCACCTTCACCTTCCACGGGTTCCGGTATGCGGAGGTCAGCGGGTGGCCGGGCGAGCTGCGCACCGAAGATCTCGTGGCGGTCGCCGTCGGCTCGGAATTGAAGCGCACCGGACACCTCACCACGTCCAACCCGCTCCTCAACCGGCTCCACGAGAACGTCGTCTGGGGTCTGCGGGGCAACTTCCTCGCGGTCCCGACGGATTGTCCGCAACGCGACGAGCGGCTCGGCTGGACCGGTGACATCTCGGTGTTCGCCCCGGCGGCGGCGTTCCTGTTTGACGTCAAGGATTTCCTCAGCGACTGGCTGATCGATCTGGCCCTGGAACAGAAGCACCGAGACGGTATCGCCGGCTGGGTCGTGCCGGACGTTATGAAGTACCTTCCCGCGGACTCAGTGTTCGGGGTGAGTGACTCCACCGCCATATGGGGAGATGCCGCCGTGTGGGTCCCATGGACGCTATACCAGGCCTACGGGGATGTCGCCGTGCTGCGGCGTCAGTACGAATCAATGTGCTCCCACGTGCGGCGTGTGGAACGGCTGCTGTCGCCCAACGGCGTGTGGGACGGTAACTTCCAGTTCGGAGACTGGCTGGATCCGGATGCGCCGCCGGACCAGCCCGCCCGCGCCAAGGCGGACCCCGCAGTGGTGGCCACAGCGTGTGCCTACCGCTCTGCCACCATCGTGGCCCAGACCGCCGCACTCCTCGGCAGAGACTCCGACCACGCCGAGTTCGGCGGGCTCGCTGCTCGCCTGAAGCGGGCCTTCGGCGACGTCTACGTGCACGACGGGGTGGTCACAAGCGATTGCTCCACCGTGTACGCGCTGGCCATCGTCTTCGGCCTCCTGTCCCCGAGGACGAGGTCTCGGCGGGCGGAAGGCTCGCGGAACTCGCGCGCGCGGCCGACTTCCGGGTGA
- a CDS encoding alpha-L-rhamnosidase-related protein encodes MTTGFAGTPFITEALSRTGHLDVAYRLLLETGCPSWLYPVTMGATTIWERWDSLLPDGRINPSGMTSFNHYALGAVADWMHRVIGGVSPLAPGYSRVLVAPQPGGELTEAHTALDTPHGRVEVRWTVAGTTLRVAAELPAGVDGVLRLPGRPDRELGPGLTIETCAFLDG; translated from the coding sequence GTGACCACGGGGTTCGCCGGGACCCCATTCATCACGGAAGCGCTATCCAGGACCGGCCATCTCGATGTCGCCTACCGTCTCCTCCTGGAGACGGGCTGCCCGTCGTGGCTCTACCCCGTGACGATGGGGGCGACGACGATCTGGGAACGATGGGACTCCCTGCTGCCCGACGGGAGGATCAATCCCAGCGGGATGACCAGCTTCAACCACTACGCGCTCGGGGCGGTGGCCGACTGGATGCACAGGGTCATCGGCGGCGTCTCTCCGCTGGCGCCGGGCTACTCTCGGGTGCTCGTGGCGCCGCAGCCGGGAGGGGAGCTGACGGAGGCCCACACCGCTCTCGACACCCCCCACGGCCGGGTGGAGGTCCGCTGGACGGTCGCGGGAACCACGTTGAGGGTGGCGGCCGAACTGCCTGCGGGTGTCGACGGCGTCCTGCGTCTCCCCGGCCGGCCGGATCGGGAGCTCGGCCCGGGCCTCACGATTGAAACCTGTGCTTTCCTAGACGGGTGA